DNA from Drosophila suzukii chromosome 2R, CBGP_Dsuzu_IsoJpt1.0, whole genome shotgun sequence:
AACAGGCTGATTTGGTGGACGAAGGCACCGACGAGGAAGCTCTCGAGGTGAAGGGATCCTACAAGTACATTAATGACCTTGGCGAGGAGGTGGAGGTTTTCTACACGGCGGGAAAGAATGGATTTGTCCCATATGGCACTAGTATCAATCCTGAAATCACAGCTGTTGCCCAGGCAGCCAAGGATCTGCCTAAACAGGTGAAAGTGGAAAAGGCTTAAGATGTGTTTTCTGGAAGAGATCTCTCAAGATGGTAGTTCATAAGATTAATGGAAAAAAGATAAAGCGTTGTTGCTAGGCAAACAGAAATAAAAGATAATACGAACTGTGAAGAAATGATGTTTCAATCTATCTAATTTGCATGTCTCGCactttttttgtttacttatCCAGCGAAAATACACAGGGAAAAATGGGAGTTAAATATTGTTGGTTTACTATACAAATCtgaataccaaaaaaaattaatagaaatatttttagtgCAAAAGTTTGAAAAATTATGGTTTATATGTTTTGAtatctaaaatatatttcagtaaATATGTTCTCCTTGAAAGACCTTGAAAACAGCCCAAACTTGGCACCGTGTCAATGTGTGCGACGTCATATGATTAAGCACACGTTTGGCCACTTTGCGGTACAGTGGGCCCTGGGGCTACGAATGAGACACCTGCTTCTATACATCATTACACGCTTAAACATCGTCCATTAGCTTTGATCAAAGACAACTGAAATGAAGACTTAACGAACAGGAAAGCGAATGAAATTGGTCATTTAATGAGGCATAAATCATCTCGGGAATTTGCATATTTGATGGGTTTATAAAGATTCATTACAGATTCCTCTCAAGTCAGACTCCATAGGCGAGGATCACGCCCTTCTCCAGAAGAATAAGAACTCCCAAGAAGAAGAAATAGTACGAAACCAGTAGAAAACCACAAGCTCGACGCAGCTTAAAGTTTGTGGTGAGGGCGGAGAGCATTGAGAAGCCCATTCCAACCTCCAAGAAGATGCACACCGTCTCACCAAAGCCTCCCTCTGTAGGCTGTTAACAGATCTCATagaaatactttttataataccATTTGCTTCTCTACTTACGTTAATATTACTGGGCACATTCATGAATGACTGGACAACCAATGGCAGGGCCAGAAACACAAAGGATCctaaaaataagaataaaGCTGGATCCTTGCTTTAACATTAAATCTCTTTAATTACCAAAAACTGGTGCTGAGAAGGTGGCCGTCAATGCCATACGAGGCCATCCCTGAAGGGCCAGCGAGAGATTGGTCACCAAATCGTTGCTACTTATGGCCCAGCATACTGCTGTTGCCAGTAAAAAATCCTGGCTCACTTTCATTATGGTTGCCACAGTAAAGAACATGGCATTTACCTCGGAGGTCAGGCAGAAGATCAGAAAGATGGTGGCCAAGAAACCCATACTAGATGTAAACTGTAATGAAAATCAGAGAAAACTTGAATGGATTTAATGTTTGCGAAGGAATTGGTATTGACTGGTCTTTACTAATGCATTATATTCATCTTTTAGGGTTTATTAGATTGTAATACTAATTTTCAGCAATAGGCGGAAATAGAAAAATTGCGGAAAATTAATACAGATTTTTTGGAATGTTAGTCCGCAAACTATTAGAGCTAAggtatatattattattctgTAGGTTGACTATTGTTAGTATTATTATAGAGGTATACTTCTTTCAATCTAATTAGAAGTATacttatataataatataccTCTATAAAGGCTATAAATAAGAAGATTAATCAAGCCTAGAGCAAAACAAACTAAcaacttttataaatatcgACGGTATTTTAGAGGATCCAATCTAGAAAACAAGATTTTGTTTCCGGTTTAAGATACTCCaacattataaatatttacttttgtaaaaaaaaaacaccatCTATGTCTACGTGCCTATAGTCCACGTTAGAAATACCAAAAACTTACTCTGAAAAATTTGGGTGGGGTGTCGGTGCGCGTGAGAAAAAATATCAAGATAGCAATGGGTATCATAATAATGAGGATGAGAATATAGGAGGCAATGCCCGCAATGGTGTATCCCCGAACTGAAAAACAAGATCTTAGGTTGGTCACCCACGCATTTGAAGATAATCTCACTAATTATGTAGGCTATATAGGTGGGGACAAGAATCACTTGCAGGTTGAAGAGCAGTTTCGACCATCCGTAAAGGGGTTTCTCCATATCAACCACTGGGATGAGAAATCGCAATATCATATCGATGGGTTGCTTGAGAATTAGATAAACCTTCACCAGGACCGTTCCCCGTCGGAAGCGTTCCGTATCGAACTCGCCTACGGTGTTCCAAAATTGTCGGAAAAGATGCTTATTACGACCACCCTTAACATCTGACCGATCTATTATTTGGCGCTTCAAGGGCAACTGGGTCTGCGGCTTTAGTTCCTCCAGTTGCAATGCCTCAGCCACATCCATTTCTCTTTTCTCCAGCTCTAGTGAAGATTTACATAGGTTATAAAGATTTATAATGTCAAGGTAATGAAACTTACTTCGAATGCGGGCCATCAGCAAATGTTGATCAATGATGGCCACCAAAACGTAGcccacaaaaataaatgaactgGGTAAAGCCAAAACCCAGTTGATGCCGTTGGGTCGCTTGTGTATATAGTCCATGTATGCGACATTCAGGAACAGGAAACCAAAGTCACGGATATAATAGTTTGGCTCCATATTGAAGGGCTTGGTCAGGATCACCACTCCGGCGACGAAGATGTGCAGGAACATGGCCTGCGACATGCATATGAGGAAGGTATACTTGGAGCTCTGCATTCTCGAAGCGATTGCCGTGAATAAATCCGGTGATCCATTTGCAATGGCCAGAACCGTAACCCCAGCCGTGCTCTCGTTCATCCGCAGTGAGTCCGCAATCACCTTCAAAATGGGACAGAAACTAGATATTCCAAGTTATATCGTAGCTTATGAAGCATAAAAATGATACTCACTATTTATTTATGGTCATTTGCATCATCCAGAACACATATATGGCCATCAGAAGCATTCCCACCACACTCCAGAAGGTATTAAAACCGTTTCCAACGTCCACTTTGCAGAAATGCCAGCCCAGATAGTTGATAAAGTTCATATTAGTCACACAATCTGGCGTGTTTAGCACAAAATGACATCGACGAGTCTCAGGCAAATCGTGGACCTTTCTGCAAGTTGTTTCCTCACGCATTTTTTACTTAGTATTCTATTTTCCTAACAATTACCACTTCAGAGCTGATTAAGAAACCAAGGCTTCCTTATGACTTAATATATCAAATATTTAACGTTCAAAGTTCCGTTGACATAATATTAAAATGGACTTAAAGTTCGAGACTCAAACATGTCTGTGAACTTTGCttaaataattataagtgTTTTTAGATGACTTTCTTTAAGAAAATACGATCATCTTTATGGGTTTATAAGAATGTGCATATAAAAGTCAGAAAATCATTGCATGACGTTTTAAATACCTCATTAAAGTCTAAACAAAACTTGATTATTCTTTTTGTGATTATCAAAATAACAGTAAcgaaaaaatgatttttaatatAAGCCTTTAACGATCTATTTTTAGTGTTTAATTCAGATCTATAAAAAGTTGTTTACGAAATGTGTTTTGCCTTGCCGGATTACTAATCAACAAAATATCTTAATTTGCTTTGTTTTCATTATGCCTCTCTGGCTTGATTATACCCATCGTTAATCTTTTTCCATATTCTCCAACAAAGTTCTAAGCCATAAGCGTCATTCCCAACAATTTGTGGTCGGTGAGATAATTTCTTGTTGTCAGCATACTGCTTAAATTAGCACTAACCATAGCGAAATTTATGATAAGTATTTATATGCAGCACGGAATCCGCATTTCACATGCAGCTGCTGTCGCTCCATTTCAAATTCAATCAAGAACGATGCGGATTTCAGATAGGGAATCATTTTATTGCTAGCCAGTTAAATTAGATCGCACTtggttttaaattaaacaataCTTAGGTAGTCTAGAGTCTAGGAAAGCTTAGGCAGTCTTGGTCTCCACCTTCTTCTCGATCGCAGCCTCGACGGCGGCCTTGATCTCGGTTTCTGGCGCGGCATCGAGGACCACCTGGACGGGCACCACCTGGGATGCGGCGGGCAGAGGCTCGGACTTCTCTACCTTCACCGATTCCTTGGCAACCACAGGCTCCTCCTTCTCTTTCTCCTTCTCGACGGGAGCGACTTCCTTCTCCACAGCAGCCGCCTTCTTTTCCAGTTCCTGGGATCGGGCCCTGCGGTTCCTCAGCTGGTCCTCCTCGGAAACCTTGGGCAGATCGGCAGCAGCCTTGGCCAATGCAGTGATTTCCTTGGGGATGATGGTGCCAATGGGTACAAATCCATTTTTGCCGGCGGTGTAGTGAACCTCCACAGTGTCACCATTGGCGTCGATATAGCTGTACATTCCGGAGACCTCCAAAGCCTCGTCCTCGGTGCCGGCATTCTCG
Protein-coding regions in this window:
- the Cpr47Eb gene encoding uncharacterized protein Cpr47Eb; protein product: MFKIAICLLALASGALAASIGQVVSSTTEKREIIPVLKFETDKQPDGSFHFSYEGGDQSIRQEQGVIENAGTEDEALEVSGMYSYIDANGDTVEVHYTAGKNGFVPIGTIIPKEITALAKAAADLPKVSEEDQLRNRRARSQELEKKAAAVEKEVAPVEKEKEKEEPVVAKESVKVEKSEPLPAASQVVPVQVVLDAAPETEIKAAVEAAIEKKVETKTA
- the LOC108008727 gene encoding mitochondrial sodium/calcium exchanger protein, with the protein product MREETTCRKVHDLPETRRCHFVLNTPDCVTNMNFINYLGWHFCKVDVGNGFNTFWSVVGMLLMAIYVFWMMQMTINKYFCPILKVIADSLRMNESTAGVTVLAIANGSPDLFTAIASRMQSSKYTFLICMSQAMFLHIFVAGVVILTKPFNMEPNYYIRDFGFLFLNVAYMDYIHKRPNGINWVLALPSSFIFVGYVLVAIIDQHLLMARIRKLEKREMDVAEALQLEELKPQTQLPLKRQIIDRSDVKGGRNKHLFRQFWNTVGEFDTERFRRGTVLVKVYLILKQPIDMILRFLIPVVDMEKPLYGWSKLLFNLQVILVPTYIAYIIIRGYTIAGIASYILILIIMIPIAILIFFLTRTDTPPKFFRFTSSMGFLATIFLIFCLTSEVNAMFFTVATIMKVSQDFLLATAVCWAISSNDLVTNLSLALQGWPRMALTATFSAPVFGSFVFLALPLVVQSFMNVPSNINPTEGGFGETVCIFLEVGMGFSMLSALTTNFKLRRACGFLLVSYYFFFLGVLILLEKGVILAYGV
- the Cpr47Ec gene encoding endocuticle structural protein SgAbd-6, which produces MCKILPLFVLAVVAACCHGLPVEPEREPIAILSSEINKKANGGYDTQYSGADGTSRKEQADLVDEGTDEEALEVKGSYKYINDLGEEVEVFYTAGKNGFVPYGTSINPEITAVAQAAKDLPKQVKVEKA